Below is a genomic region from Actinoallomurus bryophytorum.
GGGCCGCCGGCACCCGCCGCGAGGCGTCAGCGGCGTTCGCTCGTGCTCCGCAGCGCGGCCAGCCTGGCGCTCACGGAGATGATGCTCCAGGCCAGCAGGATCACGACCACGATCTCCAGGATCACGCCGGGCGTCGTCGTGTAGACGCCTGTGGCCAGGGCGTACACGCCGGCGGCGAACGCCACCGCCAGGGCCACGATCGTGACCGACCCTCCGGTACGCGACCGCGGGACGCGGCGCCACCAGGTGCTGCGCGGGCGATTGGTCGACATGGCTGTCACACTCCCGGTTCTTCAGGCTTCGACGACCTTCATCGTCGCCGGCGGGACCCGTCACCTGCCTCGGCCGGGAGAGCCGACTTGCCGTTGATCGCCTCGGCCGTTCGGCCGAGGCCGCGCCGTCCGCCGCGCATGTCGCACGTGCCCTCCGCGCTGGTGAGCGCGCGGTCGGCTCCGTCGCCGCCGAGTTCGGTCACGGCTCCGAGAGTGCTTCCGGCGACGCGTTCAAGCGGATGGCGGGCCACTCGCCGGCCCGCCATCGCCGTTCCTCCTAAAGCCACGCGTTAACAGGCGCGCGTGCTCTCAGTGATGGTGGTGCCAGCCGCCGTGGTACGGCGGCAGGACGATGGGACGGTGCCATCCCGGGCGGTACGGGCCGGCCCACCCGACCGGGTACGGCGCGACGACCGGGCTGTTCCATCCCGGGTAGTAGCCGCCGTTGTGCGCCATCAGGGTCGCGGCCACCGGCCGGGGCTCGTTCGCCGTGCACTCCGCGGTGACGTCCCCGGTGGCCGGCGTGTTCGCGGTGATCGTGAGGCCGCTGACGCTGAGCACATGGGGCCCGCGTACGGATGGCGCCCAGTCGCCTGAGAGGTCGCCGGAGAGCGGCTGTCCCGCGGCGACGAAGCCGCCGGAGCCCGTCAACTGGAACGACGAGCTCTCCGTGCCGCTGACGTCGACCCACGCGGAGGCGGTCCAGGAGTCGATGGCGATCGGAGTGCTCACGCTCAGGCTCGCGATGTGCAGTTGGAAACCGGCCGGCCTGCCGACGCCCATGTGCTCCGGAGAGCTCAGCCAGCCGTTGAGGACGGCGGTCTGTGACCCGAGCATCGGGACGGTGCACGTGTAGGCCGAGGTGAAGCCGGCGGCCCTCGCGGGCGCCGGGGCGGCGACGGTGGCGAGGCCACCGGCCGAGAGGGCCGCGGCGACGGCCACGGCGTATTTGCCGAACGACGTGATCATGTGAACTCCTTCGGAGTGTGTCAACGATCGACGTCATCACGGCCGCGCCCGCGGAGAGGAGACCCGGTGATGCGTTTTTGCCAGGGCCGGTGGTGATCACTACCGGCCGGTGATCAAGTCATGGGGCGACCGGCCCGGCGGCCCGTCCCCACCACGGACCTGTGCCTCACGGCAGGATGCTGTCCACGTAGCCCCCGTCCACGCGTACGGCGCCGCCGGTCGTCGCCGAGGCGGCCTCGGAGCTGAGGTAGACGACCATGTTGGCGATCTCGTCCGGCTCGATCAGCCGCTGCAGCAGGGAGTTCGGCCGGTACTCGGCCATGAACTTCCGCTGCGCCTCCTCCCAAGGCAGTTCGGTGCCCACCAGGTCGGCCACGAAGTCCTCCACGCCCTCGGTGTGGGTCGGCCCCGCCACGACCGTGTTGACCGTCACGCCAGTGCCGGCGACCGCCTTCGCGTAACCGCGCGAAACGGCCAGTAGCGCTGTTTTCGTCATCCCGTAGTGCACCATCTCGGCGGGAGTGACAATGGCCGAGTCGCTCGCGATGAACTGCACGCGACCCCAGCCCCGCTCGGTCATTCGAGGGAGATAATGGCGCGCCAGCCGGACTCCGGAGAGCACGTTGACCTCGAAATAGCGGCGCCACTCGTCATCGTCGATCTCCAGCACGGGCTGTGGCCCGAACACGCCGAGATTGTTGACGAGGACGTCGGCCTCCGGGAGTCGTTCGAACAGCAGTGCCGCGCCCTCGGCGGTGGCCAGATCCGCGGCCACGCCACTGACCTCGGCCCCCGGGACCTCCAATCGCAGCTCGTCCACCGTCCTGGTGACCCCGCCTTCGTCGCGGCCGTTGACCACGACCGCCGCGCCCGCGCGGGCCAGGCCCTTGGCGATCGCCCGCCCGATCCCCTTGGTCGAGCCACTGACGAGCGCCCTGCGTCCACTCAAGTCGATGTCCATGGCGACCTTCCCTACCCCAGAACACGAAAACGACTCTCCATCGGGTCGAATCGCCTAAAGTTCGTTTTTATGGGTCACTTCATTCTTTATTAAGCTGTCTTTCTCTACATTTTCCGGAGTCGGTTCGTTCAACCGGCCATGACACCGATTCCGGAGGCACCGCCATGCATCAGCGCCCAGCTCATGATCGTCCGGCCGGGGGAGCCCTTCACTGGACCGTGGTGGCCATCGCGGCCGCGGCCGTCGCGTGCTGCCTGATCGGCCTCGTCGTCTCCACCGCGTACGCCGGGTGATCCCGGCGTACGCGCTCCGGCGCGGCGGGCGTCCGGCGACCGCCGTCACGCGGCGATGGTCGCGTGCATCTCCCAGACGAGGACCTCGGCCGGCTCGGTCGCGGTCAGCCGCTGCCCGCCGGTGGCGGTGAAACGTACGGCGTCGCCCTCGCGCAGGTCGCCGGCGCCCTCCAGCGAGGCGGCGCCGCGGGGCACGAACAGGTGCAGGAACGGCGCTTCGGGCAGCTCCACGCTCTGTCCCGGAGCCAGCCGGGCCACGTGCAGTGCCGCGTACTTGTTCCTGATGCGGATCGCGGACCGGTTCTCGTGCCGGGCCATGCCGGAGACGACCGGCACGAGGCCGCCGCGCAGCAGTTCGTCCTCGATCTCCAGCTGTTCGTAGCCCGGCGCGATGCCGGCCTCGTCGGGCACGACCCACATCTGCACGAAGTGCACGGGCTCGGAGGGCGCGTCCCGGCCCGCCTCGGCCGGCCGGTCGTTCTTCTCCGAGTGCAGGATCCCGGTGCCCGCGCTCATCCGTTGCGCGAGTCCGGGGTAGATGACGCCGTTGTGCCCCTCGGAGTCCTGGTGGACGAGCGCACCACGGAGCACCCAGGTGACGATCTCCATGTCCCGGTGGGGATGCGTCTCGAAGCCGGTCCCGGGCTTGACCACGTCGTCGTTGTTGACCAGCAGCAACCCGTGGTGGGTGTTGCCCGGGTCGTGATGATGGCCGAAGGAGAACGAGTGCTTGGAGTCGAGCCACGAGATCTTCGTCGCGAACCGCTCCTCCGCCCGGCGCACGTTGATTTCAGGCCGCACGTTCATGGGGCTCCTATCGCGTAAGTGGTTGAAACTTAAACTACTAAGGCGTCCTTCGATATTCCCACGCGCGGCTCCTCGTGGTGGAGTCCATCCGCGAAGGGCCGGGCGAGAGACGGACAAAGTGGGTGGACAGCCTCGTCAAGGCCCTCAATCCGCCCGCGAACGTACGATGCGAAGGTCCATGACACAGACTTCCGGCGACCGGCGGTACGCGTGGCGCGTGCTCTCGGTCACCGGCATCGGGGTGCTGCTCTCCGGTGCCAACACCTCGACTCTGGACGTGGCGCTGCCCACCGTGGCGCTGCTCGGCGGCCTGCTCGCCACGACCCTCGGCTGGCGCGCGGTCTTCTGGTTCAACGTGCCGACGGGGGCGCTCGGCCTGGTCTGGGCCGTGATCAGCCTGCGCAGGTCACCGCGGAGCGACGAACCACGCGAGCCCTTCGACTTCGTCGGCGCCGCGCTGTCCTTCGTCGTCCTCGGCACCCTCGTGCTCGTGCTCTCCGAGGGCGGCGCGCTCGGCTGGACCAGTGCGCCGGTGGTCGCCGGGGCGGCCGCCTTCGCCGTGGCGACTCCGGTGTTCCTGCTCGTGCAGGCGCGCCGTCGCTACCCGCTGGTCGACCTGCGGATGTTCGCCGACCGGGAACGCTCCATGGCCTACCTCGCGGCGTTCCTGCTGTCGATGGCGAGGTTCGCCGTGGTCCTGCTGATCTCGCTGTACCTCCAGGCGGCCGACGGGGTCGATCCGTTCCAGGCCGGACTCCGCGTGGTGCCGGTCGCGGTGGGCATGATGCTCGCCTCCCCGATCGCCGGAGGACTGGCCCACCGCTACAGCGCGCGCGTGCTGTCGACCGGCGGTCTCGCGCTGACCGGGCTCGGCCTGGTGGCGCTCGTCGCGCTGTCACTGGCGATCATCACGAGCCCGCTGACCGCATCCGCGAAGAAGGCCGCGTACGCCGGGACGCCGTCCTCGCTTCCGGGGCACACGCTGGACGCGTTCACCGCCGGCTGCCGCGTCGCGCTGCTGGTGCTCGGCGCGATGACGGTCGCCGGAATGGCCGCCTCGCTGCGGCGCGCCCCGCCGGCCGGGCGGGGCGGCACCTCCCGGCGTGCCATGTCCGCCACCGCCGAATAGGTCACCGATCGGTACGTCAATCGACGCGAATGAATTTCGCGGCGGTATGTGCGCGGCGATTCTGAGACCTAACCCGAAAGTGATGTGACGAACACGCACAGTGATGCATGATGTTTTCGGATCCAAGGAGGTGCCCGAAAGATCTTGACCCGCATAACGACGGGCCACGGCAGCTCGTCGCCAGCCCCCGAAAGGAGTCGAGTTCGATGCGCAGAACACCGATACGGATCGCCGGAATGTGTGCTGTCGCCGCAACAATGGCAGCGTCCGTGGCCGCGTGCGGCAACGACGACAAGAAGACCGCCTGCGACAAGCTCCAGGAAACGATTACGCAGGTCAGCCAGAGCGGCGTTGCACAGACCAATGATCCAAACGGGCTGGCCAACACCTATTACAGCAGCGCCACCACGATGAGGCAGGAGGGCCGGGACTCCGGCGACAACGACGTCGAGTCCGCGGCGAACGACGCCGCGACGGCGCTCGAGCAGCTCAGCCAGCAGCTGACGACGATGGACCGCGACGGCCGCGGCGCACCGCCGCAGCTCTCGGCCGGCACGAGCCTGATGAGCGCCGGCGACCGGATCAGGTCTGCCTGCGACAACTGAGGCGGCCCGTCGGCGGCCCGTACGCCGAGGGTGGCAGGCGCTCCCGCTCTCCCAGCTCGACCCGGCTGGGGAGCGGGGCGACACTCGGCCCGGCTGAAAGCCACTGACGATCGGATCGAGATACCGCGGGGAGCGGCTCCGCCGCACGCGTTGCGGTTCAACGTCAAAAGCGATCATGGACACCCTCCCTTCGTGCCACAATTTTCGGAAGGAATCATCTGAGCAACGGCACCCGAAGACGGGCCAGTGGAGCCAAGAGGCAGCAAGTGGATGAACTGAGCGTCAACATCGCCGGGCAGCGGATCGCTTACCTGGAGAGCACCGGCGGCCAAGACGACCGCGCGGTCATCTTCGTCCACGGCAACTCGTCTTCGGCCAGAACCTGGCTCCCCGTACTCACGGGTGGTTTCGGCCGGCAGTACCGCTGCCTTGCGCTGGACCTGCCCGGCCACGGGCGGTCCGAGCCGGCCAGGGACCAGTCCGACTACTCGCTGCCGGGATACGCGGCCGTGCTCGCCGACTTCGCCCGGACGCTCGATGCGGCCGACGCGGTCGTCGTCGGATGGAGCATGGGCGGTCAGATCACTCTGGAGGCCGCGCCGACGTTGCGGGACGCGGCCGGTTTTGTCATCTTCGGCGCACCGCCGGTCGCGTCGGCCGCGCAGTTTCCGGAGGCGTTCCTGCCGAATCCCGCGATGAGCGCCACCGGCAGCGCGATCCTCAGCGAGTCCGAGGCGCGGTCGTTCGCCGACAGCTTCACCGCGCCCGGCTCGGCGCTGGTGACCAGCGAGTTCGTATCCGACATCCTGGCCACCGACGGCGCCGCGCGCGTGGGGCTGGGCTCCAGCGTCGGCGAGGGCCGGTTCGCGGACGAGGTCGCGATCGTCGCAGAGCTCCGCCGGCCGCTGGCCATCTTGCACGGCGCCGGCGAGCAACTGGTCAACCTTGACTACCTGCGCAAGCTCACCATCCCCGCGCTGTGGCGCGGAGAGGTGCAGTTGATCCCCCACGCCGGCCACGCACCGCACCAGGAGACACCGCAACAGTTCGCCGCGCTGCTGACGGACTTCATCGGCGACCTTGGCGACTGAACATCTTCGTCACACCACGAGCCCGCGCGGGCAGGGCGCCGCGTAGTAGCGCGGTCCTGTGCGGGCGGGCTCTGAGGTGAAGGGTCCTTGCGCCACGGTCACCGAGATGTCGCCGGCCGGGACCTGATCGGCTCGTAGTCCAGCCAGGTGTCCTGGAGGAACTCGTCGCGGTGGGACTCATGGTCGAGGTTGCTGATCCGGAAGTACAGCGCCCGCCGTGTCTGTTCGGATCCGTAGTTGCCGCCGATGTTGTGGCCGAGGAGGTAGTGGGCCAGCAGCAGGTCACCGGCGTGTCCGGTGATCTGTTCGGGCACCGGCAGGTCGATCGGGGGATAGGCGCAGAACATCTGCGTGCCGTGCTCGCGGAAGTATTCGGCGTGGGTCCGATGGGTGCCCGGCCAGACCCACAGGTTGCCGGAGTTCTCGGTGAGCTGATCCGTCATCAGGATCCCGGCCAGCAGGGTGAACGTGCCGCGGATCGGTCCGCCGGTCGGCTCGGCGTTCGCGGTGTCGATGTGGGGTCCGCCGGGGCGGTGTGAGTACGGCGGGATGTTCAGCGCGATCTGGACCTGCCAGGGGACCTTCAGCGTGCCGCGGCCGGCCAGGTCTTCGGCGAGACCGAACGCCGGGCTGCCGGTCAAGGGCGCGATCAGAGCCGGCTCGTCCTTGGTCTCGAGGAAGTGGAAGTGGGCCCCGCGCTTGTCCCCGGCGGGCGGGTCGGCCGCGGTGACCTTGTCGATCCGCTCGGTTGCCTCGTCCAGAATGTCGCCCGGCACCACCTGGGGGACCACGATGTAGCCGCGCTCGGCGAACTCGTTGATCCGCGCATCGCTCAACACCTGGTCGACCCTAGACAGGCACTCCGGCGACGGCGAACGATTATCGCGCCTCAGGCGTCTCCGGGTGGCACGGCGGCGGCGAGCAGCAACTGGACCACCTGGCCGAGCGTGGGCGCGGCGGCGTAGCCGTCCGGATCCAGCGTCGAGTGGAGCACGAACCCGTCGCCGGCCGCGACGATGAGCGACGCCATCGGCTCCGGCTCCACCCAAGCGGCGATGAGCCCGGCATCGCGGAGCTCGCGGATGCTCGCCGCGAGCGCGCCGCGCAGCTCGGCCAGCAGCGCGACGATCGGGGCGCGGACCGTCTCGTTGCGCGAGGCCGTCGCCAGCGCCTCGATGTAGGTCGGGAAGTGTTCGTGGGCCTGTTCGAGGGCCTGCTGAAGCGCCGACACCGTACCCAGCAGGCCGCTCAGCGGGTCACCGGCGATCCCGGTCAGCGCCGTACGCGCCGGCTCGATCCACGTGCGCACGGCGTGGACCAGCGCCTGCCCGACCAGCTCGTCCTTTGAGCCGAAGTGGTAGGTGATGGCCTGCAGGTTCGCGCCCGCCGCGGTCGCGATCTCCCG
It encodes:
- a CDS encoding SDR family NAD(P)-dependent oxidoreductase, with the translated sequence MDIDLSGRRALVSGSTKGIGRAIAKGLARAGAAVVVNGRDEGGVTRTVDELRLEVPGAEVSGVAADLATAEGAALLFERLPEADVLVNNLGVFGPQPVLEIDDDEWRRYFEVNVLSGVRLARHYLPRMTERGWGRVQFIASDSAIVTPAEMVHYGMTKTALLAVSRGYAKAVAGTGVTVNTVVAGPTHTEGVEDFVADLVGTELPWEEAQRKFMAEYRPNSLLQRLIEPDEIANMVVYLSSEAASATTGGAVRVDGGYVDSILP
- a CDS encoding phytanoyl-CoA dioxygenase family protein; protein product: MLSDARINEFAERGYIVVPQVVPGDILDEATERIDKVTAADPPAGDKRGAHFHFLETKDEPALIAPLTGSPAFGLAEDLAGRGTLKVPWQVQIALNIPPYSHRPGGPHIDTANAEPTGGPIRGTFTLLAGILMTDQLTENSGNLWVWPGTHRTHAEYFREHGTQMFCAYPPIDLPVPEQITGHAGDLLLAHYLLGHNIGGNYGSEQTRRALYFRISNLDHESHRDEFLQDTWLDYEPIRSRPATSR
- a CDS encoding TetR/AcrR family transcriptional regulator; this translates as MSERQEATRERLLAATLEVLGSRGVAQTTSREIATAAGANLQAITYHFGSKDELVGQALVHAVRTWIEPARTALTGIAGDPLSGLLGTVSALQQALEQAHEHFPTYIEALATASRNETVRAPIVALLAELRGALAASIRELRDAGLIAAWVEPEPMASLIVAAGDGFVLHSTLDPDGYAAAPTLGQVVQLLLAAAVPPGDA
- a CDS encoding pirin family protein, yielding MNVRPEINVRRAEERFATKISWLDSKHSFSFGHHHDPGNTHHGLLLVNNDDVVKPGTGFETHPHRDMEIVTWVLRGALVHQDSEGHNGVIYPGLAQRMSAGTGILHSEKNDRPAEAGRDAPSEPVHFVQMWVVPDEAGIAPGYEQLEIEDELLRGGLVPVVSGMARHENRSAIRIRNKYAALHVARLAPGQSVELPEAPFLHLFVPRGAASLEGAGDLREGDAVRFTATGGQRLTATEPAEVLVWEMHATIAA
- a CDS encoding alpha/beta fold hydrolase; translation: MDELSVNIAGQRIAYLESTGGQDDRAVIFVHGNSSSARTWLPVLTGGFGRQYRCLALDLPGHGRSEPARDQSDYSLPGYAAVLADFARTLDAADAVVVGWSMGGQITLEAAPTLRDAAGFVIFGAPPVASAAQFPEAFLPNPAMSATGSAILSESEARSFADSFTAPGSALVTSEFVSDILATDGAARVGLGSSVGEGRFADEVAIVAELRRPLAILHGAGEQLVNLDYLRKLTIPALWRGEVQLIPHAGHAPHQETPQQFAALLTDFIGDLGD
- a CDS encoding MFS transporter, with product MTQTSGDRRYAWRVLSVTGIGVLLSGANTSTLDVALPTVALLGGLLATTLGWRAVFWFNVPTGALGLVWAVISLRRSPRSDEPREPFDFVGAALSFVVLGTLVLVLSEGGALGWTSAPVVAGAAAFAVATPVFLLVQARRRYPLVDLRMFADRERSMAYLAAFLLSMARFAVVLLISLYLQAADGVDPFQAGLRVVPVAVGMMLASPIAGGLAHRYSARVLSTGGLALTGLGLVALVALSLAIITSPLTASAKKAAYAGTPSSLPGHTLDAFTAGCRVALLVLGAMTVAGMAASLRRAPPAGRGGTSRRAMSATAE